Proteins encoded within one genomic window of Salmo trutta chromosome 11, fSalTru1.1, whole genome shotgun sequence:
- the LOC115202456 gene encoding scavenger receptor cysteine-rich type 1 protein M130-like isoform X1: MDSLLDEVKVVCKQMDCGYPLHRYSSSSGLRGQAVKCSGNESTLGECLVSPEAERCSYVGVACSDFVRLVGGENACSGRLEVKSNQSWASVCEADFDWQDAEVVCRELLCPDLSDLQGGLYGEGEGQTWDKEFQCKGNESLLLDCSTAAREKKTCTHGNDVGLNCSTTLLGLLQGGSRCAGKVVLHHLGGATIAGTDWDINEATVVCRQLDCGSAVSATRDSYFGRGSGLVTQMSFSCRGSESELRRCPYSYAGFGSFSHDGDDAGVVCSDLLVQPDISLNVSTEGVSRGYPGPELLWGHSFTITCSTQPQYPGGSFLLTLPGINRTQTQPAVNHSAAFLFPAADNSHQGNYSCVYKNDVFSHNFSSESELLSLTVTASPLPAVIIRLVIVLLTITAMFLLCKSRARSVGVNRELDRGAWRGCPCIPGGRAAGRERGEQPRGQEEEDEQEICTHVAVWCYFA, encoded by the exons ATGGATTCTCTGTTAGACGAGGTGAAAGTGGTGTGTAAACAAATGGACTGTGGGTACCCTTTACACAGATACTCATCGTCGTCTGGGCTTAGAGGGCAAGCTGTAAAGTGCTCAGGTAATGAGTCTACACTTGGAGAGTGTCTAGTCAGCCCAGAAGCTGAACGCTGCTCATACGTTGGTGTAGCTTGTTCAG ACTTTGTGCGGCTTGTGGGTGGAGAGAATGCATGCTCTGGTAGATTGGAGGTGAAGTCCAATCAGTCCTGGGCCTCAGTGTGTGAAGCTGACTTTGACTGGCAGGATGCAGAGGTAGTTTGTCGGGAGCTTCTCTGTCCAGATCTTTCTGATCTACAGGGGGGGCTCTATGGAGAAGGTGAGGGTCAGACCTGGGATAAAGAGTTCCAGTGCAAAGGCAATGAGTCCCTTCTCCTGGACTGCAGCACCGCAGCCAGAGAAAAGAAGACCTGCACACATGGAAATGATGTGGGACTCAACTGCTCAA ctaCACTACTCGGTCTGTTGCAGGGAGGGAGTAGGTGCGCAGGGAAAGTGGTTTTACATCATTTGGGCGGGGCCACAATAGCGGGCACTGACTGGGACATCAATGAAGCAACTGTGGTGTGCAGACAGCTGGACTGTGGTTCTGCAGTTTCAGCAACACGAGACAGTTACTTTGGGAGAGGATCTGGATTAGTCACACAGATGTCTTTTTCATGCAGAGGATCAGAGTCTGAACTGCGTCGATGCCCATACTCATACGCTGGCTTCGGAAGCTTTTCTCACGACGGAGACGATGCCGGTGTGGTCTGTTCAG ATCTCCTGGTCCAGCCTGATATCTCCCTGAATGTCTCAACGGAAGGGGTGTCCAGGGGCTACCCGGGGCCCGAGCTGTTATGGGGCCACAGCTTCACCATCACCTGCTCCACTCAGCCACAGTACCCAGGAGGCTCCTTCCTCCTCACGCTCCCCGGGATCAACAGAACCCAGACCCAGCCAGCTGTCAATCACTCTGCTGCATTCCTCTTCCCTGCTGCAGACAACTCCCACCAAGGAAACTACAGCTGTGTTTATAAGAATGATGTTTTCTCTCATAACTTCTCCTCTGAGAGTGAGCTCCTCTCTCTAACCGTAACAG CCTCTCCTCTGCCAGCTGTCATCATCAGACTGGTCATAGTGCTGCTGACCATCACCGCTATGTTTCTGCTCTGCAAGTCAAGAGCCAG GTCAGTAGGTGTCAACAGAGAGCTGGATAGAGGTGCGTGGAGGGGTTGCCCCTGCATCCCAGGAGGGAGGGCTgctggcagagagaggggagagcagccCAGAGGACAGGAGGAAGAGGACGAGCAGGAG ATTTGTACACATGTTGCAGTTTGGTGCTACTTTGCATAA
- the LOC115202453 gene encoding solute carrier family 43 member 3-like, with the protein MLGCGGGAKLRHSLTVASGFVENLCFSGIAYGWASLVFILKNDGYFSDLCDITANATDPGDIITLTGEHPRDNIIQSDCSGQDEQFSLVFTVASFSMNFLRFPLGFLFDRFGTMATRLLATCLYTTGTLLITVSSPEQSALLFPAISCLITSGMLFYTTNAQVGNLFDSHRSTVISVYAGAFDSSAAVFLIVKFLYERGVSFHSSFLVLSVCSVIHVFRTFFLMPRTHIPYPLPDRYAYGVSCGGRRWKRGGERGEKEGGGGERQGDVNAKYQKNAVLQKAESAPLQLQDKAVPSRPDQPERVASFRSCVLSWFFLWHLVWVAVMQFCHFLYIATVNPMLNRLANRDQTLVSQYTNAFAFTQLCGVLCGPWNGLIMDRHKGKPLAPGETKQEADLRSSSLSLFLTSLQCLLFYVCFSSPLLPLQYLTFILQVLNSAFIYGGHQAFLTIAFPGCHFGKLSGLITSLSAVVLLLQFPVLHLIREFLHGDPVYVNVGLTLLTLLTFIHPLHVHLHCHSLANQRRARAKQEVTNSGSKVTWNRLVGM; encoded by the exons ATGCTGGGATGTGGGGGCGGGGCCAAGCTGCGCCACAGTTTGACGGTGGCCTCGGGATTCGTTGAAAACCTGTGTTTCTCAGGGATAGCGTACGGCTGGGCGTCGCTGGTGTTCATCCTTAAGAACGACGGCTACTTCAGTGACCTCTGTGACATCACTGCCAACGCCACTGACCCCGGTGACATTATCACGTTGACAGGGGAGCATCCCCGTGATAACATCATACAGTCAG actgtaGTGGCCAGGATGAACAGTTCTCTCTGGTTTTCACCGTCGCCTCCTTCTCCATGAACTTCCTGCGTTTCCCTCTGGGCTTCCTGTTCGACCGCTTCGGCACCATGGCGACCAGGCTCCTGGCCAC ATGTCTATACACCACGGGGACCTTGTTGATAACTGTCTCCAGTCCAG agcagtcaGCGTTGCTGTTTCCTGCCATCTCGTGCCTGATCACATCTGGAATGTTGTTCTACACAACCAACGCTCAG GTGGGGAACCTGTTCGACAGCCACCGTTCCACGGTCATATCAGTCTATGCCGGGGCCTTCGACTCCTCCGCCGCTGTCTTCCTCATCGTTAAG TTTTTGTATGAAAGAGGGGTCTCTTTCCACTCCTCCTTCCTCGTTCTCTCCGTCTGCAGCGTCATCCACGTCTTCCGGACGTTCTTCCTCATGCCCAGGACCCACATCCCCTACCCACTCCCCGACAGATACGCTTACGG GGTGAGCTGCGGTGGTCGGCgttggaagagagggggagagagaggagaaaaggagggaggaggaggagagagacaaggagatgTGAATGCAAAATATCAGAAGAATGCAGTGTTACAGAAGGCCGAGAGTGCCCCGCTGCAGTTGCAGGACAAAGCAGTACCGTCCAGACCCGATCAGCCTGAGAGAG tggccAGTTTTAGGAGTTGTGTCCTGTCCTGGTTCTTCCTGTGGCACCTGGTCTGGGTGGCTGTCATGCAGTTCTGTCACTTCCTGTACATCGCCACGGTGAACCCCATGCTCAACCGGCTGGCCAACAGAGACCAGACCCTGG tgagtCAGTACACCAATGCCTTTGCCTTCACCCAGCTGTGTGGGGTCCTCTGTGGTCCCTGGAACGGCCTCATCATGGACAGACACAAGGGGAAGCCACTGGCTCCAG GAGAGACGAAGCAAGAAGCCGACCtgcgctcctcctctctctccctcttcctcaccTCCCTCCAGTGCCTCCTCTTCTACGTctgcttctcctctcctctcctccctctccagtaCCTCACCTTCATCCTGCAGGTCCTCAACAGTGCCTTCATCTATGGTGGACACCAAGCCTTCCTCACCATCGC GTTTCCCGGCTGCCATTTTGGTAAGTTGTCTGGTCTGATAACATCTCTGTCAGCTGTGgttctgctgctccagttccctgTTCTACACCTCATCAGAGAGTTCCTGCATGGAGACCCTGTCTAT gtgaACGTGGGTCtgaccctcctcaccctcctcaccttCATCCACCCCCTCCACGTACACCTCCACTGCCACTCTCTAGCCAATCAGAGGAGGGCTagggccaaacaggaagtgaCAAACTCAGGGTCAAAGGTCACGTGGAACAGGCTGGTGGGGATGTGA
- the LOC115202458 gene encoding zinc finger and SCAN domain-containing protein 12, protein MSETVMFQTQLSSIMEALSTAAMAEITKLVDEYSAFLRGELSRKKHDNEILMKKLKVVENRHRKRTSTIEHSGDGVGTVLRERLWNGGSLPHHTPQTNREHKPNRVFTQEGCSSEWSNGPAARVGLRTDETTVTDRTAEPVTIKQERLEEDGPGECGAPNELRMNAPERSTTSLVARQPHPTDQSCFEEDWGFQSTTPGGRDELTDSMEHNLEVEHRTMEHLELEYRTIEHLELEHRTLEHDLSSSSHCLDQDQPVVVEEIRLKREPESPCPDLNPLPGGEPGLEVDQGDLGQTYPEYAALNLGYGGYTDTSGLFFTYSSENQLQQHTSSSTTTTDDYASFPGKHSVTVIPGHHGDQRGNAGTVRTRAPLSKEKEGRFVCKHCGKGFPYISCLKRHALNHTRERTHHCSVCGRSFIRPSHLRRHELLHTGVRPFACALCGRHFSHGAHLRAHMKTHT, encoded by the exons ATGTCGGAGACCGTAATGTTTCAGACGCAGTTGTCGTCCATCATGGAAGCTCTGTCCACCGCCGCCATGGCGGAGATAACCAAACTAGTGGACGAGTACTCCGCGTTTTTACGAGGGGAACTGTCACGGAAAAAACACGATAACGAAATCCTGATGAAAAAGCTGAAAGTAGTTGAAAACCGGCACCGGAAAAGGACATCTACGATTGAACACAGCGGGGACGGAGTTGGCACTGTGCTGCGCGAGAGACTTTGGAACGGGGGTTCCCTACCGCACCACACGCCCC AAACCAACAGAGAACACAAGCCCAACCGAGTCTTTACGCAGGAGGGATGCAGCAGCGAGTGGAGTAATGGACCCGCGGCGCGGGTAGGACTAAGGACGGACGAG ACCACTGTAACAGACAGGACGGCTGAACCAGTTACCATCAAACaagagagactggaggaggacGGCCCAGGGGAATGTGGTGCTCCAAATGAACTGAGGATGAACG CTCCTGAGCGTTCCACCACTTCACTGGTCGCCCGGCAACCGCATCCCACTGATCAGAGCTGTTTTGAGGAGGACTGGGGGTTCCAGAGTACCACACCAGGGGGTAGAGATGAACTCACTGACTCTATGGAACACAACTTAGAAGTGGAACATAGAACTATGGAACACCTAGAACTGGAATATAGAACTATAGAACACTTAGAACTGGAACATAGAACTCTGGAACATGACCTCAGTAGCAGCTCTCACTGCCTGGACCAGGACCAGCCTGTAGTAGTGGAGGAGATCCGcctcaagagggagccagagagccCATGTCCAGACCTCAACCCACTACCGGGAGGAGAACCAGGCCTGGAGGTCGACCAGGGGGATCTGGGCCAAACGTACCCCGAGTATGCAGCACTGAACCTGGGGTACGGTGGCTACACAGACACCTCTGGTCTATTTTTCACCTACTCGTCAGAAAACCAACTACAACAACACACTTCCTCCTCGACAACGACCACAGACGATTACGCATCGTTCCCGGGGAAACACTCCGTCACCGTCATACCTGGTCACCATGGAGACCAAAGAGGAAATGCTGGAACTGTCAGAACTCGAGCTCCCCTCAGtaaagagaaggaggggaggttCGTATGCAAACATTGTGGGAAGGGTTTCCCCTACATCAGCTGCCTTAAGCGGCATGCCCTCAACCACACGAGAGAGAGGACGCATCACTGCTCCGTGTGTGGGCGGAGCTTCATCAGACCCAGTCACCTGAGGAGGCATGAACTGCTGCACACGGGGGTCCGACCCTTCGCCTGCGCACTATGTGGACGCCACTTCTCGCATGGCGCACACCTCCGAGCTCACATGAAGACACACACGTGA
- the LOC115202456 gene encoding scavenger receptor cysteine-rich type 1 protein M130-like isoform X2 produces MDSLLDEVKVVCKQMDCGYPLHRYSSSSGLRGQAVKCSGNESTLGECLVSPEAERCSYVGVACSDFVRLVGGENACSGRLEVKSNQSWASVCEADFDWQDAEVVCRELLCPDLSDLQGGLYGEGEGQTWDKEFQCKGNESLLLDCSTAAREKKTCTHGNDVGLNCSTTLLGLLQGGSRCAGKVVLHHLGGATIAGTDWDINEATVVCRQLDCGSAVSATRDSYFGRGSGLVTQMSFSCRGSESELRRCPYSYAGFGSFSHDGDDAGVVCSDLLVQPDISLNVSTEGVSRGYPGPELLWGHSFTITCSTQPQYPGGSFLLTLPGINRTQTQPAVNHSAAFLFPAADNSHQGNYSCVYKNDVFSHNFSSESELLSLTVTASPLPAVIIRLVIVLLTITAMFLLCKSRARSVGVNRELDRGAWRGCPCIPGGRAAGRERGEQPRGQEEEDEQEASL; encoded by the exons ATGGATTCTCTGTTAGACGAGGTGAAAGTGGTGTGTAAACAAATGGACTGTGGGTACCCTTTACACAGATACTCATCGTCGTCTGGGCTTAGAGGGCAAGCTGTAAAGTGCTCAGGTAATGAGTCTACACTTGGAGAGTGTCTAGTCAGCCCAGAAGCTGAACGCTGCTCATACGTTGGTGTAGCTTGTTCAG ACTTTGTGCGGCTTGTGGGTGGAGAGAATGCATGCTCTGGTAGATTGGAGGTGAAGTCCAATCAGTCCTGGGCCTCAGTGTGTGAAGCTGACTTTGACTGGCAGGATGCAGAGGTAGTTTGTCGGGAGCTTCTCTGTCCAGATCTTTCTGATCTACAGGGGGGGCTCTATGGAGAAGGTGAGGGTCAGACCTGGGATAAAGAGTTCCAGTGCAAAGGCAATGAGTCCCTTCTCCTGGACTGCAGCACCGCAGCCAGAGAAAAGAAGACCTGCACACATGGAAATGATGTGGGACTCAACTGCTCAA ctaCACTACTCGGTCTGTTGCAGGGAGGGAGTAGGTGCGCAGGGAAAGTGGTTTTACATCATTTGGGCGGGGCCACAATAGCGGGCACTGACTGGGACATCAATGAAGCAACTGTGGTGTGCAGACAGCTGGACTGTGGTTCTGCAGTTTCAGCAACACGAGACAGTTACTTTGGGAGAGGATCTGGATTAGTCACACAGATGTCTTTTTCATGCAGAGGATCAGAGTCTGAACTGCGTCGATGCCCATACTCATACGCTGGCTTCGGAAGCTTTTCTCACGACGGAGACGATGCCGGTGTGGTCTGTTCAG ATCTCCTGGTCCAGCCTGATATCTCCCTGAATGTCTCAACGGAAGGGGTGTCCAGGGGCTACCCGGGGCCCGAGCTGTTATGGGGCCACAGCTTCACCATCACCTGCTCCACTCAGCCACAGTACCCAGGAGGCTCCTTCCTCCTCACGCTCCCCGGGATCAACAGAACCCAGACCCAGCCAGCTGTCAATCACTCTGCTGCATTCCTCTTCCCTGCTGCAGACAACTCCCACCAAGGAAACTACAGCTGTGTTTATAAGAATGATGTTTTCTCTCATAACTTCTCCTCTGAGAGTGAGCTCCTCTCTCTAACCGTAACAG CCTCTCCTCTGCCAGCTGTCATCATCAGACTGGTCATAGTGCTGCTGACCATCACCGCTATGTTTCTGCTCTGCAAGTCAAGAGCCAG GTCAGTAGGTGTCAACAGAGAGCTGGATAGAGGTGCGTGGAGGGGTTGCCCCTGCATCCCAGGAGGGAGGGCTgctggcagagagaggggagagcagccCAGAGGACAGGAGGAAGAGGACGAGCAGGAGGCAAGTCTTTGA